Proteins from a single region of Cydia strobilella chromosome 2, ilCydStro3.1, whole genome shotgun sequence:
- the LOC134754892 gene encoding V-type proton ATPase subunit C isoform X2 encodes MSEYWVISAPGDKTCQQTWDTLNNATKSGNLSANYKFPIPDLKVGTLDQLVGLSDDLGKLDTFVEGVTRKVAQYLGEVLEDQRDKLHENLMANNTDLPTYLTRFQWDMAKYPIKQSLRNIADIISKQVGQIDADLKVKSGAYNALKGNLQNLEKKQTGSLLTRNLSDLVKKEHFILDSEYLVTLLVIVPKAMFNDWNANYEKITDMIVPRSSQLVHQDNDYGLYTVTLFKKVAEEFKLHARERKFIVREFSYNENDLSAGKNEITKLVTDKKKQFGPLVRWLKVNFSECFCAWIHVKALRVFVESVLRYGLPVNFQAVVMVPSRKSMKKLRDVLQQLYAHLDHSAQSHGANAADTAELAGLGFGQSEYFPYVFYKVNVDMIEKA; translated from the exons ATGTCGGAGTACTGGGTGATCAGCGCCCCGGGCGACAAGACATGCCAACAGACCTGGGACACCCTCAACAATGCCACCAAATCGGGCAACCTTAGCGCCAACTACAAATTCCCCATCCCCGACCTCAAG GTGGGAACGCTGGATCAGTTGGTGGGTCTGTCTGATGACCTTGGCAAGCTGGACACCTTCGTCGAGGGAGTCACCAGGAAAGTGGCCCAGTACCTTGGAGAG GTTCTGGAGGACCAACGCGACAAGCTGCATGAAAATCTGATGGCAAACAACA CCGACCTGCCTACTTACCTGACTCGCTTCCAGTGGGACATGGCCAAGTACCCCATAAAGCAGAGCCTGCGCAACATCGCTGATATTATTAGCAAACAG GTGGGGCAAATCGACGCAGACCTGAAGGTGAAGTCGGGCGCCTACAACGCGCTGAAGGGCAACTTGCAGAACCTGGAGAAGAAACAGAC CGGCAGTCTGCTGACCCGTAATCTGTCGGACCTGGTGAAGAAAGAGCACTTTATCCTCGACAGCGAGTACCTGGTCACGCTTCTCGTCATCGTGCCCAA GGCCATGTTTAATGACTGGAACGCCAACTACGAGAAGATCACGGACATGATCGTGCCCCGTTCCTCGCAACTCGTTCACCAGGACAACGACTACGGACTCTACACCGTCACGCTCTTTAAGAAG GTGGCGGAAGAGTTCAAACTGCACGCCCGCGAGCGCAAGTTCATCGTGCGCGAGTTCTCCTACAACGAGAACGACCTCTCCGCCGGCAAGAACGAGATCACCAAGCTCGTCACCGACAAGAAGAAGCAATTC GGTCCTTTGGTCCGATGGTTGAAGGTGAACTTCTCCGAGTGTTTCTGTGCCTGGATACACGTCAAGGCGCTGCGTGTGTTCGTAGAATCCGTACTCAG ATACGGCCTCCCCGTGAACTTCCAGGCCGTAGTGATGGTCCCGTCCCGCAAGAGCATGAAGAAGCTGCGCGACGTGCTGCAGCAGCTGTACGCGCACCTCGACCACTCCGCGCAGAGCCACGGCGCCAACGCGGCGGAC ACGGCGGAACTCGCGGGTCTTGGCTTCGGACAGTCTGAGTACTTCCCGTACGTGTTCTACAAGGTCAACGTGGACATGATAGAGAAGGCCTAA
- the LOC134754892 gene encoding V-type proton ATPase subunit C isoform X1: MSEYWVISAPGDKTCQQTWDTLNNATKSGNLSANYKFPIPDLKVGTLDQLVGLSDDLGKLDTFVEGVTRKVAQYLGEVLEDQRDKLHENLMANNSMDSYGDPGGGEPPGTPTSPICDSAFSEHHGCWPCEHRDSCEQSQASSGRSSPRWDDEEEEERPHHVLSQADLPTYLTRFQWDMAKYPIKQSLRNIADIISKQVGQIDADLKVKSGAYNALKGNLQNLEKKQTGSLLTRNLSDLVKKEHFILDSEYLVTLLVIVPKAMFNDWNANYEKITDMIVPRSSQLVHQDNDYGLYTVTLFKKVAEEFKLHARERKFIVREFSYNENDLSAGKNEITKLVTDKKKQFGPLVRWLKVNFSECFCAWIHVKALRVFVESVLRYGLPVNFQAVVMVPSRKSMKKLRDVLQQLYAHLDHSAQSHGANAADTAELAGLGFGQSEYFPYVFYKVNVDMIEKA, from the exons ATGTCGGAGTACTGGGTGATCAGCGCCCCGGGCGACAAGACATGCCAACAGACCTGGGACACCCTCAACAATGCCACCAAATCGGGCAACCTTAGCGCCAACTACAAATTCCCCATCCCCGACCTCAAG GTGGGAACGCTGGATCAGTTGGTGGGTCTGTCTGATGACCTTGGCAAGCTGGACACCTTCGTCGAGGGAGTCACCAGGAAAGTGGCCCAGTACCTTGGAGAG GTTCTGGAGGACCAACGCGACAAGCTGCATGAAAATCTGATGGCAAACAACA GCATGGACTCATACGGCGACCCCGGCGGGGGCGAGCCGCCCGGCACGCCGACTTCACCCATCTGTGACTCGGCGTTTTCTGAACACCACGGCTGCTGGCCGTGCGAGCATCGCGACTCCTGCGAGCAGTCCCAGGCCTCCAGCGGCCGCAGCTCGCCGCGGTGGGACGACGAGGAGGAAGAGGAGAGGCCGCATCACGTGCTCTCACAAG CCGACCTGCCTACTTACCTGACTCGCTTCCAGTGGGACATGGCCAAGTACCCCATAAAGCAGAGCCTGCGCAACATCGCTGATATTATTAGCAAACAG GTGGGGCAAATCGACGCAGACCTGAAGGTGAAGTCGGGCGCCTACAACGCGCTGAAGGGCAACTTGCAGAACCTGGAGAAGAAACAGAC CGGCAGTCTGCTGACCCGTAATCTGTCGGACCTGGTGAAGAAAGAGCACTTTATCCTCGACAGCGAGTACCTGGTCACGCTTCTCGTCATCGTGCCCAA GGCCATGTTTAATGACTGGAACGCCAACTACGAGAAGATCACGGACATGATCGTGCCCCGTTCCTCGCAACTCGTTCACCAGGACAACGACTACGGACTCTACACCGTCACGCTCTTTAAGAAG GTGGCGGAAGAGTTCAAACTGCACGCCCGCGAGCGCAAGTTCATCGTGCGCGAGTTCTCCTACAACGAGAACGACCTCTCCGCCGGCAAGAACGAGATCACCAAGCTCGTCACCGACAAGAAGAAGCAATTC GGTCCTTTGGTCCGATGGTTGAAGGTGAACTTCTCCGAGTGTTTCTGTGCCTGGATACACGTCAAGGCGCTGCGTGTGTTCGTAGAATCCGTACTCAG ATACGGCCTCCCCGTGAACTTCCAGGCCGTAGTGATGGTCCCGTCCCGCAAGAGCATGAAGAAGCTGCGCGACGTGCTGCAGCAGCTGTACGCGCACCTCGACCACTCCGCGCAGAGCCACGGCGCCAACGCGGCGGAC ACGGCGGAACTCGCGGGTCTTGGCTTCGGACAGTCTGAGTACTTCCCGTACGTGTTCTACAAGGTCAACGTGGACATGATAGAGAAGGCCTAA
- the LOC134754892 gene encoding V-type proton ATPase subunit C isoform X3: MANNSMDSYGDPGGGEPPGTPTSPICDSAFSEHHGCWPCEHRDSCEQSQASSGRSSPRWDDEEEEERPHHVLSQADLPTYLTRFQWDMAKYPIKQSLRNIADIISKQVGQIDADLKVKSGAYNALKGNLQNLEKKQTGSLLTRNLSDLVKKEHFILDSEYLVTLLVIVPKAMFNDWNANYEKITDMIVPRSSQLVHQDNDYGLYTVTLFKKVAEEFKLHARERKFIVREFSYNENDLSAGKNEITKLVTDKKKQFGPLVRWLKVNFSECFCAWIHVKALRVFVESVLRYGLPVNFQAVVMVPSRKSMKKLRDVLQQLYAHLDHSAQSHGANAADTAELAGLGFGQSEYFPYVFYKVNVDMIEKA, encoded by the exons ATGGCAAACAACA GCATGGACTCATACGGCGACCCCGGCGGGGGCGAGCCGCCCGGCACGCCGACTTCACCCATCTGTGACTCGGCGTTTTCTGAACACCACGGCTGCTGGCCGTGCGAGCATCGCGACTCCTGCGAGCAGTCCCAGGCCTCCAGCGGCCGCAGCTCGCCGCGGTGGGACGACGAGGAGGAAGAGGAGAGGCCGCATCACGTGCTCTCACAAG CCGACCTGCCTACTTACCTGACTCGCTTCCAGTGGGACATGGCCAAGTACCCCATAAAGCAGAGCCTGCGCAACATCGCTGATATTATTAGCAAACAG GTGGGGCAAATCGACGCAGACCTGAAGGTGAAGTCGGGCGCCTACAACGCGCTGAAGGGCAACTTGCAGAACCTGGAGAAGAAACAGAC CGGCAGTCTGCTGACCCGTAATCTGTCGGACCTGGTGAAGAAAGAGCACTTTATCCTCGACAGCGAGTACCTGGTCACGCTTCTCGTCATCGTGCCCAA GGCCATGTTTAATGACTGGAACGCCAACTACGAGAAGATCACGGACATGATCGTGCCCCGTTCCTCGCAACTCGTTCACCAGGACAACGACTACGGACTCTACACCGTCACGCTCTTTAAGAAG GTGGCGGAAGAGTTCAAACTGCACGCCCGCGAGCGCAAGTTCATCGTGCGCGAGTTCTCCTACAACGAGAACGACCTCTCCGCCGGCAAGAACGAGATCACCAAGCTCGTCACCGACAAGAAGAAGCAATTC GGTCCTTTGGTCCGATGGTTGAAGGTGAACTTCTCCGAGTGTTTCTGTGCCTGGATACACGTCAAGGCGCTGCGTGTGTTCGTAGAATCCGTACTCAG ATACGGCCTCCCCGTGAACTTCCAGGCCGTAGTGATGGTCCCGTCCCGCAAGAGCATGAAGAAGCTGCGCGACGTGCTGCAGCAGCTGTACGCGCACCTCGACCACTCCGCGCAGAGCCACGGCGCCAACGCGGCGGAC ACGGCGGAACTCGCGGGTCTTGGCTTCGGACAGTCTGAGTACTTCCCGTACGTGTTCTACAAGGTCAACGTGGACATGATAGAGAAGGCCTAA
- the LOC134755195 gene encoding ATP synthase subunit gamma, mitochondrial yields the protein MLGRIAPGVAQVTAVVSHQQNRNMATLKFISLRLKSVTNIKKITQSMKMVSAAKYSRAERDLKAARPYGEGAVQFYEKAEVQAPEDEPKQLYIAMTSDRGLCGAVHTGVSKVIRLRLAEPGAENIKVICVGDKSRAILSRLYGKHIISVCNEIGRLPPTFLDAAKLANGILTSGYEFGSGKIIYNKFRSVVSYEQADLPLFSRQAVEAAPKLAVYDSLDSEVLQSYMEFSLASMLYYALKEGACSEQSSRMTAMDNASKNAGEMIDKLQLTYNRTRQAVITRELIEIISGAAALE from the exons ATGTTAGGACGTATCGCGCCTGGTGTCGCCCAGGTGACGGCGGTGGTCAGTCACCAGCAGAACAGGAATATGGCCACTCTGAAGTTCATTTCCCTCCGTCTGAAGTCCGTAACGAACATTAAGAAGATCACCCAATCCATGAAGATGGTGTCCGCTGCCAA GTACTCCCGTGCTGAGCGTGACCTGAAGGCCGCGCGCCCCTACGGAGAGGGTGCTGTCCAGTTCTATGAGAAAGCTGAG GTCCAGGCACCTGAAGATGAGCCCAAGCAGCTCTACATTGCCATGACCTCCGACAGAG GTCTGTGCGGCGCCGTCCACACCGGCGTGTCCAAGGTCATTCGTCTCCGCCTCGCCGAGCCCGGCGCCGAGAACATTAAGGTCATCTGCGTCGGCGACAAGTCGCGCGCTATTCTGTCCCGTCTGTACGGGAAGCACATCATCTCTGTGTGCAACGAG ATCGGCCGCCTCCCCCCCACGTTCCTCGACGCCGCAAAGCTCGCTAACGGCATCCTCACCTCCGGCTACGAGTTCGGCTCCGGCAAGATCATCTACAACAAGTTCCGCTCCGTCGTGTCCTACGAGCAGGCCGACCTTCCCCTGTTCAGCAGGCAGGCTGTCGAG GCTGCTCCCAAGCTGGCGGTGTACGACTCCCTGGACTCGGAAGTGCTGCAGTCCTACATGGAGTTCTCGCTGGCCTCCATGCTCTACTACGCTCTGAag GAGGGGGCGTGCTCGGAGCAGTCGTCGCGCATGACGGCGATGGACAACGCTTCAAAGAACGCGGGCGAGATGATCGACAAGTTGCAGCTCACGTACAACCGCACGCGCCAGGCCGTCATCACCAGGGAGCTCATCGAGATCATCTccggcgccgccgcgctcgAGTAA